One Bacillus sp. FJAT-52991 genomic region harbors:
- a CDS encoding MDR family MFS transporter: MRNQYEFLSEDPNIKVKPIVFSLIIGAFFAILNETLLNIALTTLMDEFQLSITTVQWMSTGFMLVMAIVIPLSALLLQWFTTRQMFLSTMLMFTIGTIICAIAPNFTILLVGRFLQAAGTGLLTPIIFNVFLLLFPPERRGAIMGVVGLVIMFAPAIGPTLSGVIVEYLGWRYLFITVIPFALFSILFAYKYLVNVSEVTRPKIDFLSIILSTISFGCIVFGFSSVGEAESGFLTPIVYLPILVGVIALFFFCRRQLKLEEPIMDLRVFSYPMFRLGVFLFVIIIMTMLSSEVILPLYMQGPLAITAATAGLILLPGSLLNGIMSPIMGQLYDKFGPRKLMIPATIVFSGTMLILSKLSLQTPIWIIIVCYILLMVSVSATLMPAQTNALNALPKHLYPHGTAVLTTLQPICGAIGVSVFVSLMKAKQNSWLSQSSTPADPTTINEGLVAGIELVYLISFGLAILAFVISLFVQRAMPKETENSSLEKQVQ; this comes from the coding sequence ATGAGAAATCAATACGAATTTTTATCTGAGGATCCCAATATAAAGGTGAAGCCGATTGTTTTTTCTTTAATTATTGGTGCTTTCTTTGCAATTTTAAATGAAACGTTATTAAATATCGCTTTAACGACATTGATGGATGAGTTCCAGCTATCGATTACAACTGTTCAATGGATGTCAACAGGTTTCATGTTGGTGATGGCGATTGTGATTCCATTATCCGCTTTATTGCTTCAATGGTTTACAACACGACAAATGTTTTTGAGCACAATGCTCATGTTTACCATTGGTACGATTATTTGTGCAATCGCACCGAATTTTACAATTTTATTAGTCGGTCGATTTTTACAAGCGGCTGGAACAGGTTTGTTAACACCGATCATCTTTAATGTTTTTCTACTGCTTTTTCCACCAGAACGTCGTGGAGCGATTATGGGAGTAGTTGGATTAGTTATTATGTTTGCCCCTGCAATTGGTCCAACCTTATCGGGAGTAATTGTGGAATATCTGGGGTGGCGTTACTTATTTATTACAGTGATCCCATTTGCGCTTTTTTCGATCCTATTTGCTTATAAATATTTAGTCAATGTTTCAGAAGTGACAAGGCCTAAAATCGATTTTTTATCCATTATCCTTTCGACGATCAGTTTTGGCTGTATTGTTTTCGGGTTTAGTTCTGTTGGTGAGGCTGAGTCTGGCTTTCTTACGCCAATCGTTTACTTACCTATTCTAGTCGGGGTGATTGCTTTATTCTTCTTTTGTAGAAGACAATTGAAATTGGAAGAACCGATCATGGATCTAAGGGTATTTAGCTATCCAATGTTTAGGCTAGGTGTTTTTCTGTTTGTCATCATTATCATGACTATGCTTTCTTCAGAGGTCATTTTACCGTTGTATATGCAGGGACCTTTAGCAATTACAGCTGCGACAGCGGGCTTGATCCTCTTACCTGGGAGCTTGTTAAATGGGATTATGTCACCTATTATGGGACAATTATATGATAAATTTGGCCCGCGTAAATTAATGATTCCAGCGACAATTGTATTCAGTGGCACAATGCTTATATTAAGCAAATTAAGCTTACAAACACCGATTTGGATCATTATTGTCTGTTACATATTATTAATGGTTTCTGTTTCAGCCACATTAATGCCTGCGCAGACGAATGCGTTAAATGCATTGCCTAAACATTTATATCCACACGGAACAGCTGTTTTGACAACGTTACAACCTATTTGTGGTGCAATTGGCGTATCGGTATTCGTTAGTTTAATGAAGGCGAAGCAAAATAGTTGGTTAAGTCAATCGTCAACACCAGCCGATCCTACGACCATTAATGAAGGTTTAGTAGCAGGGATAGAACTTGTTTATCTTATTTCATTCGGATTGGCTATTTTAGCTTTCGTTATTTCCTTATTTGTGCAGCGAGCAATGCCTAAAGAAACAGAGAATTCTTCATTAGAAAAACAAGTACAATGA
- a CDS encoding metalloregulator ArsR/SmtB family transcription factor, translated as MNKHDQLNIIKEDFINCQKVLLAIGDETRQAILLVLMGTDCQTGLRVGEITEQTHLSRPAVSHHLKILRDAGIILMRKEGTKNFYYINVRTKLGLLKTLVLDIEKLMQNFY; from the coding sequence ATGAATAAACATGACCAACTAAATATTATTAAAGAAGATTTTATTAATTGTCAAAAAGTACTATTGGCAATTGGTGATGAAACACGTCAAGCTATCTTGTTAGTTCTAATGGGAACGGATTGTCAAACGGGATTGCGTGTAGGGGAAATCACTGAACAAACACATCTTTCTCGACCAGCTGTGTCACATCATCTTAAGATTTTGCGAGATGCCGGTATTATTTTAATGCGTAAAGAAGGTACAAAAAACTTTTATTATATTAATGTACGTACAAAATTAGGTTTATTAAAAACTCTTGTCTTGGATATTGAGAAGTTAATGCAAAACTTTTATTAA
- a CDS encoding nitroreductase family protein translates to MADFLDLIQERRSANNFLTDHPISKKELNEMFELVKLAPSAFNLQHTKYIVVTDPEVKEKMKEAAYGQYKVESASAVILVLGDKKAFQQAAQIYEGLKLLGIVSPQEYDHMVNDTVSFYDGRGEAFQKDEAIRNASLSAMFFMLVAKEKGWDTCPMIGFDPEAMRQILPISDEDEIVLMMTIGKEKVESRKPRGYRKPVSEFVMYI, encoded by the coding sequence ATGGCCGATTTTTTAGATTTAATTCAAGAGAGACGTTCTGCAAATAATTTTCTTACCGATCATCCGATTTCTAAGAAAGAACTAAATGAAATGTTTGAATTAGTCAAGCTGGCACCTTCAGCCTTTAATTTACAACATACAAAGTATATTGTTGTCACTGATCCAGAAGTGAAAGAGAAAATGAAGGAAGCGGCGTACGGACAATATAAAGTGGAAAGTGCTTCTGCCGTTATTCTCGTATTAGGTGATAAAAAAGCCTTTCAACAAGCTGCTCAAATTTATGAGGGCTTGAAATTATTAGGGATTGTGAGCCCACAAGAATATGATCACATGGTAAATGACACCGTATCATTTTACGATGGTCGAGGGGAGGCTTTTCAAAAGGATGAAGCGATCCGAAACGCTTCCTTATCCGCAATGTTCTTTATGTTAGTAGCTAAAGAAAAAGGGTGGGATACTTGCCCGATGATTGGATTTGACCCGGAAGCAATGAGACAAATTCTTCCTATTAGCGATGAGGACGAAATCGTTCTTATGATGACAATTGGAAAAGAAAAAGTAGAAAGTAGGAAACCAAGAGGCTATCGCAAGCCGGTTAGTGAATTTGTGATGTATATTTAA
- a CDS encoding IS3 family transposase (programmed frameshift) — MVKYTAEFKIQAVTRYLTGQESFRKVGKKIGIPFRLLCTWVRHYEHSGVEAFVKPYTNYTPQFKLDVLNFMIENGTSLEETAAIFKIATPSTIHVWKKQFETQGIDALQSKKKGRSSMKKDTKKQSKQAPVEGSFEALEARIKQLEMENEYFKKVECLSSKQGKITKEDKVKVIYELRHKYSVKALVAFAEIPRSTYYDLVRKMNGPDPDADLKAEIQAIYEEHEGRYGYRRIRDELANRGQKVNHKKVQRIMKELGLKCLVRMKKYKSYKGTVGKIAPNMLAREFTAKAPNEKWVTDITEFKLFGKKLYLSPVLDLFNGEIITYTINSRPIYSLVSTMLEQALERLPKEHSRKGNCYDNSVMENFFGIMKSEFLYLKEFESVEHFKLELEKYIDYYNTKRMKAKLKMSPVAYRTHFIQAA, encoded by the exons ATGGTTAAATACACTGCAGAATTTAAAATACAAGCTGTTACTCGTTATTTAACTGGTCAAGAAAGCTTTAGAAAAGTCGGAAAAAAGATAGGTATTCCCTTCCGTCTTCTTTGTACATGGGTGAGACACTATGAACATAGTGGTGTAGAAGCGTTTGTAAAACCATATACAAATTACACGCCACAGTTTAAACTAGACGTACTAAATTTTATGATTGAAAATGGTACGTCCTTAGAGGAAACAGCTGCTATTTTTAAAATAGCGACTCCTTCTACGATTCATGTTTGGAAGAAACAGTTTGAAACGCAAGGAATCGATGCCCTTCAATCAAAGAAAAAGGGGCGTTCATCCATGAAAAAAGATACAAAGAAACAATCAAAACAAGCACCAGTAGAAGGCTCATTTGAAGCGCTTGAAGCTCGCATTAAACAACTAGAAATGGAAAATGAGTATT TTAAAAAAGTTGAATGCCTTAGTTCAAAACAAGGAAAAATCACCAAGGAAGACAAGGTAAAGGTCATCTATGAATTAAGGCATAAATACTCGGTGAAGGCGCTCGTGGCATTCGCAGAAATTCCACGTAGCACGTATTACGATTTGGTCAGGAAAATGAATGGACCAGATCCAGATGCCGATTTAAAGGCTGAAATTCAAGCGATTTATGAGGAACATGAAGGTCGTTATGGCTATCGTCGTATTCGCGATGAGTTAGCGAATCGTGGGCAAAAAGTGAATCATAAGAAAGTACAACGAATCATGAAGGAATTAGGTTTAAAATGTCTCGTACGCATGAAAAAATATAAGTCTTATAAAGGCACTGTTGGTAAAATCGCGCCGAATATGTTAGCTCGTGAGTTCACAGCAAAAGCTCCGAACGAAAAGTGGGTAACAGACATTACAGAGTTTAAGTTATTTGGTAAAAAACTCTATTTATCGCCGGTATTAGACTTATTTAATGGAGAAATTATTACTTATACAATCAATTCTAGACCTATATACTCTCTTGTTTCAACAATGTTAGAACAAGCTTTAGAACGATTACCAAAGGAACACTCTCGTAAAGGAAACTGTTACGACAACTCCGTAATGGAGAATTTCTTTGGCATTATGAAGTCGGAATTCCTTTACTTAAAGGAATTTGAGAGTGTAGAACATTTCAAATTAGAACTAGAAAAATATATAGATTATTACAACACGAAACGCATGAAGGCAAAATTAAAAATGAGTCCGGTAGCGTACCGAACTCATTTTATCCAAGCTGCCTAA
- a CDS encoding transposase: protein MYRTLKTGFTAPQPTLQQLFHLRRICGTIWNECVQLARYYYRIHGTWINKSDLQSELKGLYPVHSQTIQAVCHKFLRARDGGRQARKTNKSIRYPYKEKFVFHPKWVDQSFVLKGRKLTLSLGRWKGKQQTPLVLTLASVPTGLVKEVELVYDGRWHACLSYEDGIHPVPIPDGHTAAIDPGEIHTIAAVSTSGQALVISGRKMRSVHRLRNKKVRELQILMSRCQKGSRKWRQYHRAKKYILSKSERQLGDLLHKTTRAFVNWCVEQRIGHVALGDVEGVQRHASKRNKWRKRIRSKQVNQKISNWSFGKLTKQLVYKLEAAGVSLSKENEAYTTQACPACGKRNKVRSRNYRCSCGYERHRDVHGAGNILSQYLHGKFREVMLTGITYLRPVQA, encoded by the coding sequence ATGTATCGAACGTTGAAAACAGGCTTTACGGCGCCTCAGCCAACGCTTCAACAGTTGTTTCACCTACGCCGGATCTGCGGAACGATTTGGAATGAATGCGTCCAGCTGGCCCGGTATTACTACCGGATTCACGGAACATGGATCAACAAAAGCGATCTTCAATCCGAACTCAAAGGCTTGTATCCTGTTCACAGTCAGACGATCCAAGCGGTGTGTCACAAGTTTTTGCGTGCTCGAGACGGGGGTCGCCAAGCTCGGAAAACGAATAAGTCCATTCGGTATCCATACAAGGAAAAGTTCGTGTTCCATCCAAAGTGGGTAGACCAATCTTTCGTACTCAAAGGACGCAAACTGACGCTCAGTCTAGGCAGGTGGAAGGGAAAACAGCAGACACCGCTCGTGTTGACGCTCGCCTCGGTCCCAACTGGCCTGGTCAAAGAAGTGGAACTTGTCTATGACGGCCGGTGGCATGCCTGTTTGTCGTATGAAGACGGCATCCACCCTGTCCCGATTCCAGATGGTCATACGGCAGCGATTGATCCGGGTGAGATTCATACGATTGCCGCCGTCAGTACCAGTGGACAAGCGCTTGTGATTTCTGGCAGGAAGATGCGTAGTGTTCACCGGTTGCGAAATAAAAAAGTGAGAGAACTACAAATCCTCATGAGTCGGTGTCAAAAAGGATCAAGGAAATGGCGCCAATACCATCGAGCGAAGAAGTACATTCTCTCGAAAAGCGAACGGCAGCTAGGGGATCTCCTGCACAAGACGACCCGTGCCTTTGTAAATTGGTGCGTGGAACAAAGGATCGGGCATGTCGCTCTTGGCGATGTGGAAGGCGTTCAGCGACACGCAAGCAAGCGAAACAAATGGCGAAAACGCATCCGCTCCAAACAAGTGAACCAGAAGATCAGCAACTGGAGTTTTGGAAAGCTGACTAAACAATTGGTCTATAAATTAGAAGCGGCAGGCGTCTCATTATCGAAAGAAAATGAAGCCTATACAACGCAAGCATGCCCTGCTTGCGGAAAACGGAACAAGGTCCGTTCACGAAACTACCGATGTTCTTGCGGATATGAACGGCATCGGGATGTCCACGGTGCAGGGAACATCTTATCCCAGTATTTGCACGGGAAGTTTCGAGAAGTGATGCTGACTGGTATCACGTATCTACGTCCTGTACAGGCGTAG
- a CDS encoding TetR/AcrR family transcriptional regulator: MNNDKKNEKQKQILLTAMNLFANKGYHQTSMKEIADVCEMSKGGLYLYFKSKEDLLLMILKYHFQMLDDQYVLVEQDPHLNIKEKFTKQMEISLKHAIEYEEFNNMRMQETIVDLENEAIHQYIQQKNIEMMQWWEKYLIGIYGEEVKPYCLDCMVILNGMILMFMKVLKIENLPIDTVEFTEYILRQLDYIVEGVLKDKEKPLIDGSLWSSKQGGLYKEKQHPLILIKKMKDQITQLPKEDRVEEALQSLGIMEQELMDMNPRKAIISGMIRNLLGIQELVEMTRELSSVLKSDIEM, from the coding sequence ATGAACAATGATAAAAAAAATGAAAAGCAGAAGCAGATTTTACTGACAGCAATGAATTTGTTTGCCAACAAGGGCTATCATCAAACTTCGATGAAAGAAATTGCTGATGTTTGTGAAATGTCCAAGGGCGGCTTGTATCTATATTTTAAATCGAAGGAAGATTTGCTTCTTATGATCTTAAAATATCATTTTCAAATGCTTGATGATCAGTATGTGTTAGTTGAACAAGATCCACATTTGAATATAAAAGAAAAGTTTACGAAGCAAATGGAAATTTCTTTAAAACATGCGATTGAGTACGAAGAATTTAATAATATGAGAATGCAAGAAACAATAGTTGATTTAGAAAATGAAGCGATTCACCAATATATTCAACAGAAAAATATAGAGATGATGCAATGGTGGGAGAAATATTTAATTGGTATATATGGGGAAGAGGTTAAGCCTTATTGTTTAGATTGTATGGTCATCCTAAATGGAATGATTCTCATGTTTATGAAGGTATTGAAAATAGAAAATCTTCCAATTGATACGGTGGAATTTACCGAGTATATCCTTAGACAATTAGATTACATTGTGGAAGGAGTGCTAAAAGATAAGGAAAAACCTTTGATTGATGGAAGTCTTTGGTCTAGTAAGCAGGGGGGACTTTACAAAGAAAAACAGCATCCGCTGATTTTGATCAAAAAAATGAAAGATCAAATAACGCAATTACCGAAAGAAGACCGTGTTGAAGAGGCACTACAATCGCTTGGCATAATGGAGCAAGAGCTTATGGACATGAATCCTAGAAAAGCGATTATAAGTGGGATGATTCGTAACTTATTGGGGATTCAAGAATTAGTAGAAATGACTCGTGAATTAAGTAGCGTGTTGAAATCAGATATAGAAATGTAA
- a CDS encoding DUF6623 family protein yields the protein MALTAMWTHGNAVVPETPELLDRFTRLGFGTQVTLRRGTNQWFHVPMPSPVLLGGVRPKLRRIFILGNSDVSSCIRRVHIFDGSTRVRDVPKLICGNKLAIGPDNTIEFGYSGQPGLPIYYGLGITMFIESATFSASYFFAAFGADWE from the coding sequence ATGGCACTTACAGCGATGTGGACTCATGGCAACGCGGTCGTCCCCGAAACACCAGAATTGCTCGACAGATTTACTCGCTTAGGTTTCGGCACACAGGTAACCCTAAGAAGGGGCACCAACCAATGGTTTCATGTTCCGATGCCCTCACCAGTACTCCTTGGAGGCGTCCGTCCGAAACTTAGACGTATCTTTATTCTAGGAAATTCAGACGTTAGTAGTTGCATTAGGAGAGTACACATATTTGACGGCAGCACTAGAGTGAGAGATGTACCGAAACTCATTTGCGGCAACAAACTTGCAATTGGTCCCGATAATACCATTGAATTTGGATATTCGGGCCAGCCGGGGCTCCCTATCTATTACGGGCTAGGCATCACGATGTTCATAGAATCGGCAACTTTCTCTGCATCGTACTTTTTCGCTGCATTCGGAGCCGACTGGGAATGA
- a CDS encoding NADP-dependent oxidoreductase yields the protein MKAMVIDKYGKVPMRMEEMPIPEINEYEVLAEIYAASINPIDFKIRDGKVKLLVKYKMPLILGNDFSGVVVKVGAKVTRFKVGDEIYARPRKSNIGTFAEYISIHENDIALKPKNLSFEEAASIPLVGLTSYQALHDIIQLQKGQKILIQAGAGGVGTFAIQLAKLMGATVATTTSEAGTNLVKSLGADEIINYKAEKFEDILKNYDAVFDTLGGKILEKSFDVIRSGGKIVSISGTPNARFAKEYGSGFFKTLLFSAASNKLTALEKKHNVQYTFLFMKPSGDQLRIIANFIESGKIKPVIDRVFSLKDAQKAMEYSESGRAKGKIILKIR from the coding sequence ATGAAAGCAATGGTTATTGATAAGTATGGGAAAGTCCCAATGCGTATGGAAGAAATGCCTATTCCTGAAATTAATGAATATGAGGTACTCGCAGAAATTTATGCAGCTAGTATTAATCCTATTGATTTTAAGATACGCGATGGGAAAGTGAAATTGTTAGTTAAATATAAAATGCCTCTTATCCTTGGTAATGACTTTTCTGGTGTCGTGGTAAAGGTTGGAGCCAAAGTGACTCGTTTTAAAGTTGGTGATGAAATATATGCACGTCCACGGAAGAGTAACATCGGTACTTTTGCGGAATATATCTCAATTCATGAAAATGACATAGCCTTAAAACCTAAAAATTTGAGCTTTGAGGAAGCCGCCTCGATCCCACTGGTTGGGTTAACCTCATATCAAGCCTTACATGACATAATACAATTACAAAAAGGACAAAAGATTTTGATTCAAGCTGGGGCTGGTGGTGTCGGTACCTTTGCTATTCAATTGGCAAAATTAATGGGTGCTACTGTTGCAACGACTACCAGTGAAGCTGGTACGAATTTAGTAAAATCTCTTGGTGCAGATGAAATTATTAATTACAAGGCAGAAAAATTTGAAGATATACTGAAAAATTATGATGCAGTATTTGATACACTTGGGGGCAAGATACTCGAAAAATCATTCGATGTTATAAGAAGCGGAGGAAAAATTGTTTCCATTTCAGGAACGCCGAATGCTCGTTTTGCTAAAGAATATGGTTCAGGATTTTTTAAAACGTTGTTGTTTTCAGCAGCAAGTAATAAACTTACTGCACTTGAAAAAAAGCATAATGTTCAATACACGTTTTTGTTTATGAAGCCAAGTGGAGATCAATTACGTATTATTGCAAACTTTATTGAGTCTGGTAAGATCAAACCTGTAATTGATAGAGTTTTTTCTTTGAAAGATGCTCAAAAGGCGATGGAATATTCGGAGTCGGGAAGGGCTAAAGGGAAGATAATTTTAAAAATCAGATAG
- a CDS encoding DUF3900 domain-containing protein, whose protein sequence is MDFTINYLSFFVVHVDGKGDDAIKRAQHYQTLGEEEYENNPLKDFLDGEFTKIAKRKADRHPKAEQVPTKIGYFTAEPGHDLTSNPNYNLFAKARAAYSVLEFQEASEQFATLYTQTSAVRGGVFIVAKAQIKKYFDDAFVFLLKCDFEPKVATITDASSLIRHVELAITTKNMKSIQYPYMPEEGMVEEGELKIHQASHARYFEDFLKYVGYEQSMPEIVKSQVIDMVREYTIEELEEESPEFQQFEEAMEVWADSPKRELQERFTTDEVVEASARMVEHTPELELKMKLDHMGVNAMLSDFGESVHLAKLGDRYVLLMEADSVVFEKGFSPIEFLKPDEFEKVMEKISRKNDGF, encoded by the coding sequence TTGGATTTTACAATAAACTATTTATCGTTCTTTGTCGTTCATGTCGACGGCAAAGGCGACGATGCTATTAAGCGTGCTCAGCATTATCAAACTCTTGGTGAAGAAGAATACGAAAACAATCCACTCAAAGATTTTTTAGATGGAGAATTTACGAAAATCGCTAAACGAAAAGCCGATCGACACCCAAAAGCCGAACAAGTTCCAACAAAAATCGGTTATTTCACCGCTGAACCTGGACATGATTTAACGTCCAATCCGAACTACAACTTGTTCGCCAAAGCACGCGCGGCCTACTCCGTACTCGAATTTCAAGAAGCAAGCGAACAATTTGCCACGCTCTATACACAAACAAGCGCGGTCAGAGGTGGCGTATTTATAGTTGCTAAGGCGCAAATCAAAAAATACTTCGACGATGCCTTTGTATTCCTATTAAAATGCGATTTCGAACCAAAAGTAGCAACTATTACAGATGCTTCTTCCCTTATCCGTCATGTGGAACTAGCCATTACAACAAAAAACATGAAGTCGATCCAATATCCATACATGCCGGAAGAAGGAATGGTCGAAGAAGGCGAACTGAAAATCCACCAAGCCTCCCACGCTCGCTACTTTGAGGACTTCTTAAAATACGTTGGCTACGAACAGTCAATGCCTGAGATCGTCAAATCCCAAGTCATTGATATGGTGCGGGAGTATACCATCGAAGAGTTAGAAGAAGAAAGCCCAGAGTTCCAGCAATTTGAAGAAGCCATGGAAGTTTGGGCAGACAGTCCGAAACGAGAGCTGCAAGAACGATTTACAACCGATGAAGTCGTCGAAGCCTCTGCTCGCATGGTCGAACATACACCTGAATTAGAGCTAAAAATGAAACTTGATCACATGGGCGTCAACGCCATGCTGTCTGACTTCGGAGAATCGGTTCACTTGGCTAAACTAGGAGATCGTTATGTCCTCTTAATGGAAGCGGACTCGGTTGTTTTTGAAAAAGGATTTTCGCCGATTGAGTTTTTGAAGCCGGATGAGTTCGAAAAGGTGATGGAGAAGATTAGTAGGAAGAATGATGGTTTTTAA
- a CDS encoding PLP-dependent aminotransferase family protein: protein MVQNQAKYEKVINYIKENILKGDWPIGSKIPSQRKLAELFGVNRSTIVTALEELKADGLLEGVMGKGTIVVNNTWTLLATSPPPDWNETASSNLTKATQLGSVEGSEEHQDHFIQLSKGELAQDIFPTDHMQQVMMRLAGSLEPFGYEEPKGFLPLREAISEYMNRQGTEVSPSSILIVSGALQGLQLISAGLLYRGSTILLEKPSYLYSLQVFQSAGMKLLGLPMDDQGMNAAAIKKHYENEQSILYTIPCFHNPTGILMTEERRRELLNVCEQLRLPIIEDDIYRELWIDGPPPPSLKSLDQHGHVLYLGSLSKTLSPGLRIGWIAGPEQVIDRLADIKRQTDYGSSSLSQRVAAEWISSGLYENHLSFVREQLEKRRTKAMQILDDYMKDLAEWNVPAGGFLIWLKLKVKIPYKELYSKAYQQGILLNPGSIYTEESVPAIRLSYGYASMEDFEKGIKQLREIILKNR from the coding sequence ATGGTGCAAAATCAAGCAAAATATGAAAAAGTTATTAATTACATAAAAGAAAACATCTTGAAGGGCGACTGGCCAATTGGAAGCAAAATCCCGAGCCAACGCAAATTAGCCGAATTATTCGGTGTCAACCGCAGCACAATTGTCACCGCTCTCGAAGAACTAAAAGCAGACGGTTTGCTAGAAGGAGTGATGGGCAAAGGAACAATCGTCGTCAATAATACTTGGACGCTGCTCGCTACCTCTCCCCCTCCTGATTGGAATGAAACGGCTTCATCCAACCTAACTAAAGCGACTCAATTAGGCTCTGTTGAAGGGAGTGAAGAACATCAAGATCACTTTATTCAGTTAAGCAAAGGCGAACTCGCACAAGATATATTCCCTACCGATCATATGCAACAAGTGATGATGCGACTCGCTGGTAGTTTAGAGCCTTTTGGCTATGAAGAACCGAAAGGATTTTTGCCTTTAAGAGAAGCCATTAGTGAATATATGAATCGACAAGGGACAGAAGTGTCTCCGTCATCCATCTTGATTGTATCTGGTGCTTTACAAGGTCTGCAGTTAATTTCAGCCGGTCTTCTATATAGAGGTTCGACGATTTTATTAGAAAAACCTTCTTATTTATATTCCTTACAAGTGTTTCAATCAGCTGGAATGAAGCTTCTCGGCTTGCCGATGGATGACCAAGGAATGAATGCAGCGGCCATTAAAAAACATTACGAAAACGAGCAATCCATTCTGTACACGATTCCTTGTTTTCATAATCCAACAGGCATCCTAATGACGGAAGAACGGCGACGAGAGCTACTTAATGTTTGTGAACAATTACGATTGCCAATTATTGAAGATGATATTTACCGTGAGCTTTGGATTGATGGACCACCTCCCCCTTCATTAAAATCATTAGATCAACACGGTCATGTCCTTTATTTAGGCAGCCTGTCGAAAACATTAAGTCCCGGTCTGCGTATCGGTTGGATCGCAGGACCAGAACAAGTAATTGATCGATTAGCTGACATCAAAAGGCAAACCGACTATGGTTCTAGCTCCCTGTCACAAAGAGTGGCGGCTGAATGGATTTCGAGCGGCCTTTACGAAAACCATTTATCCTTTGTGCGAGAGCAATTAGAAAAGCGCCGAACAAAGGCGATGCAAATTCTTGATGACTACATGAAGGATTTGGCAGAATGGAATGTACCCGCTGGAGGATTTTTAATTTGGCTAAAATTAAAAGTCAAAATCCCATATAAAGAGCTGTATTCAAAAGCCTATCAACAAGGGATTCTTTTAAATCCTGGCAGTATCTATACAGAAGAATCCGTTCCCGCTATTCGCTTGTCCTACGGCTATGCTTCAATGGAGGATTTTGAAAAGGGAATTAAACAACTACGAGAAATTATTTTAAAGAATCGATAA